The Flavobacteriales bacterium genome contains a region encoding:
- a CDS encoding TonB-dependent receptor: MLFFSLRAEAQCILTITDEQGEALPGVSVIWEDGEAVRGVSSNEWGQVEIPESWYATSSLIEIEVQQIGSISLHDSIQCPSRRFFVLKKDPMYLNEVVITGQYGVSDQRSAVHRVEVIDEEELDRISTSDISDILQHSGELQIRRNGVIGTGINIQGLGDRNVKVTINEVPVVGRVDGKLDLDQLDVQDIERIEIVKGPMAVSYGTDAIAGVINIITKKAVEQQDRLQLRGYYSSEGQYDAFADWSSDAGKYDYRLKLGRRYFDGWSPSDPFFRNQEPVADDRRNSLWNPKEQYLAGLVHGLDWKRTRLEHRLDIMDETLKDRGAPEVNEAAETIQAFDTEYHTLRIDNSLRYSHDGVQDQRFKGFLSFNYFDRVRKRMLTDVTDLSRLDLSSDTTDYLALSTRHTWTGSVHDRVDFQVGWDGSWEQSTGQRIDGTPELFQAAGFASLEWKLSERWLLRPGLRYGYHELFAMPFIPSIALRYRKNEHTWRLSVGQGFRAPDFKELYLAFYDANHNVYGNEDLRPESSLNLNAAYNYSRTYSGWQIEMDASLFYNDVDDLIALAQVGEASSTSIPPYSYLNLDEVITQGTRIDLGLTKDNTSVRLGWGLTGREDITEGQVLTPMNYFHQVNSSLSHRFEKLGLTCDIMGSYNGAQTTVILQEDEEEVLSFYQEEYFMVDLALGKEFFDRSLTLRTGVRNLLDISVINAGSTLSGHSGGSTSVPIGTGRNVFISLDYTLDRDARK, from the coding sequence ATGCTGTTCTTCAGCCTCCGTGCAGAGGCTCAGTGCATCCTGACCATTACCGATGAACAAGGAGAAGCTCTTCCTGGTGTTTCTGTCATTTGGGAAGACGGAGAGGCTGTGCGCGGAGTCAGCAGCAACGAATGGGGTCAGGTAGAGATTCCTGAGTCTTGGTATGCGACTTCCAGCCTGATCGAGATAGAGGTGCAACAGATCGGGTCCATTTCACTACATGATTCTATCCAGTGTCCTAGCAGGAGATTCTTCGTTCTGAAAAAAGACCCTATGTATCTGAATGAAGTGGTGATCACCGGACAGTATGGTGTTTCCGATCAGCGGAGTGCAGTCCATCGCGTAGAGGTGATCGATGAGGAAGAACTCGATCGCATCTCCACCAGCGATATCTCTGACATCCTCCAGCACAGCGGAGAGCTCCAGATCAGACGCAATGGGGTCATCGGCACAGGGATCAATATCCAAGGGCTAGGCGATCGGAACGTGAAAGTGACCATCAATGAGGTGCCTGTAGTAGGTCGGGTGGATGGCAAACTCGATCTGGATCAATTGGATGTGCAGGACATCGAACGCATAGAGATCGTCAAAGGACCTATGGCTGTCAGTTATGGGACCGATGCTATAGCTGGAGTCATCAATATCATTACCAAGAAAGCGGTCGAGCAGCAGGACCGTTTGCAATTGAGAGGATACTACAGCAGCGAAGGTCAGTACGATGCCTTTGCCGACTGGTCAAGCGATGCGGGCAAGTACGACTATCGATTGAAGCTCGGACGTAGATACTTCGATGGATGGAGTCCCAGCGATCCCTTCTTCCGCAATCAAGAACCGGTGGCCGATGACCGTAGGAATTCGTTATGGAATCCCAAGGAGCAGTATTTGGCCGGCCTGGTGCATGGTCTGGATTGGAAAAGGACCCGCTTGGAACATCGGCTGGATATCATGGATGAGACCCTAAAGGATAGAGGTGCACCCGAGGTCAATGAGGCAGCGGAGACCATTCAGGCATTCGACACCGAATACCACACCCTGCGGATCGATAACTCCCTGCGCTATTCCCATGATGGAGTCCAGGATCAGCGATTCAAGGGCTTCTTGTCCTTCAATTACTTCGATCGGGTACGGAAGCGTATGCTCACCGATGTGACCGACCTCTCCCGACTGGACCTTTCTTCCGACACGACCGATTATCTGGCCCTGAGCACACGTCATACCTGGACTGGAAGTGTACATGACCGTGTGGATTTCCAAGTAGGATGGGACGGCTCCTGGGAACAATCGACCGGACAACGCATCGATGGCACACCCGAGCTTTTTCAGGCGGCAGGTTTTGCCTCCCTCGAGTGGAAATTGTCCGAACGATGGCTTCTCCGTCCGGGTTTGCGCTACGGATATCATGAGCTCTTCGCTATGCCCTTCATACCGAGTATCGCTCTGCGCTATCGCAAGAATGAACATACCTGGCGCCTGTCGGTCGGCCAGGGATTCAGAGCACCTGATTTCAAGGAGCTCTATTTGGCGTTCTACGATGCCAATCACAATGTCTATGGCAATGAGGATCTGCGACCTGAGAGTAGTCTTAATCTCAATGCAGCCTACAATTATTCCCGAACCTACTCCGGTTGGCAGATAGAGATGGATGCATCCCTTTTCTATAACGATGTAGATGACCTGATCGCACTGGCACAGGTAGGGGAGGCAAGTTCGACATCCATTCCGCCTTACTCCTATCTCAACCTGGATGAGGTGATCACCCAAGGAACACGCATTGATCTCGGATTGACCAAAGACAATACTTCGGTGCGCTTGGGCTGGGGCTTGACCGGTAGAGAAGATATCACTGAGGGCCAAGTGCTCACTCCGATGAACTATTTCCATCAAGTCAATAGCTCGCTCTCTCATCGATTTGAGAAGCTCGGTCTCACTTGTGACATCATGGGGTCATACAATGGCGCACAGACCACCGTGATCCTCCAAGAGGATGAAGAAGAAGTCCTGAGTTTCTATCAGGAGGAATACTTTATGGTCGATCTTGCCTTGGGAAAAGAATTCTTCGACCGTTCCTTGACCTTGAGAACAGGTGTTCGCAATCTATTGGATATCAGCGTTATAAATGCGGGTTCGACCTTGTCTGGACATAGCGGTGGATCGACCTCCGTACCCATTGGGACAGGTAGGAATGTCTTTATCAGTCTGGACTATACACTGGATCGGGATGCGCGGAAATAA